Proteins from one Phyllobacterium zundukense genomic window:
- a CDS encoding DUF167 family protein, translating to MIKKPQHFRKERDGITLFVRLTPKSAKDAIEGVEETDDGRSHLKARVRAVPEDGRANAALVKLLAKQLDLSARDVTIAAGATSRLKQVRISGDPDELALKLAVLEPPEY from the coding sequence TTGATCAAAAAACCACAGCATTTCCGCAAGGAGCGTGACGGGATCACTCTCTTTGTGCGGCTGACGCCGAAATCGGCTAAGGATGCGATTGAAGGTGTGGAAGAGACAGATGATGGGCGCTCCCATCTCAAAGCACGGGTGCGGGCGGTTCCTGAAGACGGAAGGGCCAATGCAGCACTGGTAAAGCTACTGGCGAAGCAACTGGATCTTTCGGCGCGAGATGTAACGATTGCTGCAGGAGCAACTTCGCGACTGAAGCAGGTGAGAATTTCGGGCGATCCTGACGAACTGGCTTTGAAGCTTGCCGTTCTTGAACCGCCCGAATATTGA
- a CDS encoding heme biosynthesis protein HemY, producing the protein MIRILFFLLVVLLLGVGFAWLADRPGDLVVTLGGMQYKVTLMVAASAIVAIVAAVMLTWWIVKSLITSPYALRRHFRARKRDRGYQSLSTGLIAAGAGDSETARRMIKQAEKLLNVDQEPLIKLLDAQSAMLEGRADDARDKFEAMLEDPETKLLGLRGLYLEAQRLGARDASRHYAEEAALLAPNVEWAASAALGQKTTHGDWDGALLLLEKQRAAKQLDKEKAKRERAVLLTAKAIETFETDPASAKSTAIEANKMAPDLIPAAVIAAKTLFSQGDLRKGSKVLEYSWKKQPHPEVAETYVHARLGDSVLDRLKRARHLASLYPHHPESSLAIAQAALAAGELKEAREAAEAVLRSAPRESAYLLLADIEEAQTGDQGRVRQWLSRAVKAPRDPAWTADGYVSERWAPASPVTGRLDAFEWKVPVEQLGPVIDSGDDFDNALAKEPARPRDEVKPLISAKPVVLEAERPVSKEDRGQTDVVDAEIVQLEPPVDSRERPASKPTETVNPERIASVLPAFPEKPMQSKEKDEEFVFPVPDDPGVRPKDGAERTKKFRLF; encoded by the coding sequence ATGATTCGTATCCTGTTCTTCCTCCTTGTCGTTCTCCTCCTCGGTGTCGGTTTCGCTTGGCTTGCAGATCGGCCTGGCGATCTGGTCGTTACCCTTGGCGGCATGCAGTACAAGGTCACCCTGATGGTGGCGGCTTCTGCGATCGTGGCGATTGTCGCCGCGGTCATGTTGACCTGGTGGATTGTCAAAAGCCTCATCACATCGCCTTACGCGCTGCGCCGCCATTTCCGTGCGCGCAAACGCGATCGGGGCTACCAGTCGCTGTCGACTGGACTGATCGCGGCAGGTGCCGGTGATAGCGAGACTGCACGCAGAATGATCAAACAGGCGGAAAAACTGCTGAACGTCGATCAGGAGCCGCTGATCAAACTGCTTGATGCCCAGTCCGCCATGCTTGAAGGGCGCGCCGATGACGCGCGGGACAAATTCGAAGCCATGCTCGAAGATCCGGAAACGAAGCTTCTCGGGTTACGGGGCCTTTACCTCGAAGCTCAGCGCCTTGGCGCACGGGATGCTTCCAGGCATTACGCTGAGGAAGCCGCTTTGCTGGCTCCGAATGTCGAATGGGCAGCTTCGGCGGCTCTTGGCCAAAAAACCACCCATGGTGATTGGGATGGAGCGCTCTTGCTGCTCGAAAAGCAGAGAGCGGCCAAACAGCTCGACAAGGAGAAGGCCAAGCGCGAGCGCGCGGTGCTCTTGACGGCCAAGGCAATCGAAACCTTCGAAACTGATCCGGCTAGCGCCAAATCGACTGCCATCGAGGCGAATAAAATGGCTCCCGATCTCATACCGGCTGCGGTCATTGCCGCGAAAACATTGTTTAGCCAAGGCGACTTGCGCAAAGGATCGAAAGTCTTGGAATATAGCTGGAAGAAGCAACCTCATCCGGAAGTTGCCGAAACCTATGTACACGCGCGGCTTGGCGATTCGGTGTTGGATCGCCTCAAGCGCGCCCGTCATCTGGCGTCGCTCTATCCACATCACCCTGAGTCGAGCCTGGCCATCGCCCAGGCCGCGCTGGCTGCAGGCGAATTAAAGGAAGCGAGAGAGGCAGCGGAAGCGGTGCTCCGCAGTGCACCGCGCGAGAGCGCATATCTTCTACTGGCCGATATCGAAGAAGCGCAAACGGGCGATCAGGGCCGCGTCCGGCAGTGGCTGTCGCGTGCCGTCAAGGCGCCACGCGATCCCGCCTGGACGGCCGATGGCTACGTTTCGGAACGCTGGGCACCAGCATCTCCGGTGACGGGCAGGCTCGACGCCTTCGAATGGAAGGTTCCCGTTGAACAGCTCGGTCCGGTGATCGATTCCGGCGACGATTTCGACAATGCGTTGGCAAAGGAACCAGCGCGGCCTCGCGACGAAGTGAAGCCGCTCATATCGGCCAAGCCAGTCGTTCTGGAAGCGGAGAGGCCAGTTTCCAAGGAAGATCGCGGCCAAACGGATGTCGTCGATGCTGAAATCGTACAACTTGAGCCACCGGTAGACTCTAGGGAAAGGCCGGCCTCGAAGCCCACAGAAACGGTCAATCCGGAGAGAATAGCTTCCGTTCTGCCTGCATTTCCGGAGAAACCAATGCAATCCAAGGAAAAAGATGAGGAATTTGTCTTTCCTGTCCCGGATGACCCGGGCGTGCGGCCTAAAGATGGCGCAGAACGAACCAAGAAGTTCCGGCTATTCTGA
- the aqpZ gene encoding aquaporin Z: MLNKLSAEFFGTFWLVLGGCGSAVIAAAFPDVGIGLLGVAFAFGLTVLTMAYAVGGISGGHFNPAVSLGLAVAGRFDFKDLIPYWIAQVVGAIVAAAVLYLIASGKADFTAGGFASNGYGDLSPGKYGLVAALVTEIVFTAFFIMIILGATSASVPTGFAPIPIGLGLTLIHLVSIPVTNTSVNPARSTGVALFAETAALGQLWLFWFAPLIGAVLGAIIWKSLLSKDSDASVTAAVNAA; this comes from the coding sequence ATGCTCAATAAACTGTCGGCCGAGTTCTTCGGCACATTCTGGCTTGTCCTCGGCGGTTGCGGCAGTGCCGTTATTGCCGCTGCATTTCCTGATGTCGGTATTGGTTTGCTTGGTGTTGCCTTTGCGTTTGGTCTTACGGTTCTAACCATGGCCTATGCGGTCGGCGGAATTTCCGGCGGCCATTTCAATCCCGCTGTTTCGCTCGGCCTTGCCGTTGCGGGACGCTTCGACTTCAAGGATCTCATTCCCTATTGGATCGCACAGGTTGTCGGTGCCATCGTCGCGGCTGCCGTCCTTTACCTGATTGCATCCGGCAAGGCGGACTTTACTGCCGGTGGATTCGCTTCCAACGGTTACGGTGACCTTTCGCCCGGCAAGTATGGCTTGGTCGCCGCACTTGTCACAGAAATCGTCTTCACTGCGTTCTTCATCATGATCATTCTCGGTGCGACCTCGGCTTCCGTTCCGACTGGGTTTGCACCGATCCCGATTGGTCTCGGCCTGACGCTGATACATCTGGTTTCGATTCCGGTGACAAATACCTCCGTCAATCCGGCACGTTCCACCGGCGTCGCCCTTTTCGCGGAAACCGCCGCGCTTGGCCAGCTCTGGCTGTTCTGGTTCGCCCCGCTCATCGGCGCGGTACTCGGCGCAATCATCTGGAAATCCTTGCTCAGCAAAGATTCAGACGCTTCTGTTACTGCAGCTGTAAACGCGGCTTGA
- a CDS encoding TerB family tellurite resistance protein, which produces MLDSLVTFFKSLPSGDSKEHFSRKDPRLAAAALLFHVMDADGNRGKAERKRVSQLISEAYGLKGEALKRLLDEGEQADQEAVDLYSFTSIIKRNLDEEARIRFIELMWDVVFADGSAHELEDNVVWRVAELIGVSTRDRVTMKRQAAVRAKQTVQEE; this is translated from the coding sequence ATGCTCGATAGTCTCGTGACGTTTTTCAAATCCTTGCCGTCGGGTGACAGCAAGGAGCATTTTTCAAGGAAAGATCCGCGCCTTGCGGCAGCAGCCTTGCTGTTCCATGTGATGGATGCAGACGGTAACCGCGGCAAGGCGGAGCGCAAACGCGTCTCACAGCTGATTTCCGAGGCCTATGGCCTGAAGGGCGAGGCGCTGAAGCGCTTGCTTGACGAGGGCGAACAAGCGGACCAGGAGGCAGTCGACCTTTACAGTTTCACCAGCATCATCAAGCGCAATCTTGACGAAGAGGCGCGCATCAGATTCATTGAGCTGATGTGGGATGTCGTCTTTGCTGATGGTAGCGCGCATGAGCTGGAGGATAATGTCGTCTGGCGTGTCGCGGAACTGATCGGCGTATCGACACGCGATCGGGTGACTATGAAACGACAGGCAGCGGTTCGCGCAAAACAGACGGTGCAAGAGGAATAG
- a CDS encoding NAD(P)H-dependent glycerol-3-phosphate dehydrogenase codes for MSEPSIAVIGGGAWGTALGTMAARNGNAVRLYARSATTVDSINKYHRNETYLPGIDLHPALTASIDAREVLAGIDVILCVIPAQALADALQELKNLIPVAAPLVICAKGIERHSGQLMSELVARIMPDQTLGALSGPSFATDVARGLPTAVTVAARSQALADRIALILSGPTFRCYSTDDLIGVEIGGALKNVLAIAAGAAIGRGFGASAQAALVTRGFVELRRIGEAMGARPETIMGLSGLGDLMLTCSTPQSRNYSYGLALGRGEDLTGRPLAEGVATAAIAAELAVRNNIEAPIIATVAQILDRHITIDEAMEALLARPLKNES; via the coding sequence ATGAGCGAGCCTTCGATTGCCGTAATTGGCGGAGGTGCCTGGGGTACGGCGCTTGGCACAATGGCCGCCCGCAACGGCAATGCCGTCCGGCTGTATGCACGCAGCGCCACAACCGTCGATTCCATCAACAAATACCATCGTAACGAGACTTATCTGCCCGGAATAGACCTGCATCCGGCACTCACGGCAAGTATCGACGCTCGGGAAGTTCTGGCCGGAATTGACGTGATCCTTTGCGTCATTCCGGCGCAAGCGCTTGCCGACGCCCTACAGGAACTGAAAAACCTCATTCCGGTCGCCGCACCGCTAGTGATTTGCGCCAAAGGCATAGAGCGCCACAGTGGCCAGCTGATGTCCGAACTGGTCGCCAGGATTATGCCCGATCAGACCCTTGGCGCTCTTTCGGGGCCAAGTTTTGCAACCGATGTGGCGAGGGGATTGCCGACCGCGGTAACAGTCGCCGCTCGTAGTCAGGCGCTTGCCGACCGCATTGCCCTGATCCTGTCCGGTCCGACTTTCCGCTGTTATTCCACCGATGATTTGATCGGTGTGGAAATCGGCGGTGCACTCAAGAATGTGCTCGCCATTGCCGCCGGGGCAGCGATAGGCCGCGGTTTTGGTGCCAGTGCCCAAGCGGCGCTGGTCACCCGCGGGTTTGTCGAATTGCGGCGGATCGGCGAGGCTATGGGCGCAAGGCCGGAGACGATCATGGGTCTTTCGGGGCTTGGCGATCTCATGCTTACTTGCTCTACACCACAATCGCGTAATTATTCATACGGTCTTGCGCTCGGGCGCGGGGAAGATTTGACTGGCCGACCGTTGGCCGAAGGCGTGGCCACGGCTGCGATTGCCGCGGAACTTGCCGTCCGCAACAATATCGAAGCGCCGATCATTGCGACTGTCGCGCAAATACTCGACCGCCACATCACCATCGACGAGGCCATGGAGGCGCTACTGGCGCGGCCGCTAAAGAACGAGAGTTAA
- a CDS encoding COG4223 family protein, whose protein sequence is MAKSSVPRHSKSARKPVTIELAPLAVDKAASKADVPQPEPVGFDPSADAKADVAEKSKEKQREEAPKISHSSESGQSFGRTNSSAQSTASRPTVSSSGSKPNDPLGRFVAGIIGGIVALVGAAALQWAGVLPSPKADTSALEQQIAELRDARPAAQTLDEGAQVALNGAVENAKQAASQVSGLSAELVALKQSIADIQTSAGSGAVVDTSGIDGRLAALETQLNSSQQQAEQAGGVAAGATERLNALEAKVNDPSAQANMALAMAATGMKAAIDRGEPFAAELDTYVAVAPQGGEVESLRGFAAKGIPTLNTLVSQFADVAPKIIASAHTVDPNAGVVDRLWASASSLVQARPVGMVEGEGVDAITARIEAHLNAGDLRLAIAEWEKLPENAKAVSMDFANAMKARQRAGDVVSKALSDALTGIKSPAAAN, encoded by the coding sequence ATGGCCAAATCATCTGTTCCGCGTCATTCGAAGTCTGCCCGCAAACCCGTGACAATCGAACTGGCGCCATTGGCGGTCGACAAAGCTGCATCCAAGGCCGACGTACCGCAGCCCGAACCGGTCGGCTTCGACCCAAGCGCTGACGCGAAGGCAGATGTAGCAGAGAAGTCAAAGGAAAAGCAGCGCGAAGAGGCCCCAAAGATTTCGCATTCTTCGGAGTCCGGGCAGTCATTTGGGCGAACCAATTCCTCCGCTCAATCGACTGCTTCGCGACCAACGGTGTCGTCCTCCGGATCAAAGCCAAATGACCCATTGGGCCGCTTTGTAGCAGGAATCATTGGCGGCATTGTAGCTCTTGTCGGCGCTGCGGCGCTGCAATGGGCGGGCGTCCTGCCATCGCCAAAGGCGGATACTTCAGCGCTCGAGCAACAGATAGCTGAATTGCGAGATGCGCGACCAGCGGCTCAGACGCTGGATGAGGGTGCGCAGGTGGCGCTTAACGGCGCCGTGGAGAACGCCAAACAAGCCGCAAGCCAGGTTTCTGGGCTTTCCGCGGAGCTTGTCGCACTCAAGCAAAGTATTGCGGATATTCAGACAAGCGCCGGCTCCGGCGCAGTCGTAGATACGAGTGGTATTGACGGGCGCCTCGCTGCCCTGGAGACCCAACTGAACAGCAGCCAGCAACAGGCGGAGCAGGCCGGTGGCGTCGCTGCGGGCGCCACGGAGCGGTTGAATGCCCTGGAGGCGAAAGTCAACGATCCCTCGGCGCAGGCCAATATGGCGCTTGCCATGGCGGCAACGGGCATGAAGGCCGCTATCGATCGTGGCGAGCCGTTCGCGGCCGAACTGGATACGTACGTGGCCGTTGCGCCACAAGGCGGAGAGGTCGAGAGCCTCCGTGGGTTTGCTGCGAAGGGCATTCCGACGCTCAATACGCTGGTCAGCCAGTTCGCGGACGTCGCTCCCAAAATCATTGCAAGCGCCCACACAGTGGATCCCAATGCCGGGGTGGTCGATCGCTTGTGGGCAAGCGCGAGCAGCTTGGTGCAGGCGCGTCCGGTCGGTATGGTTGAGGGCGAGGGCGTCGATGCAATCACGGCACGGATCGAGGCGCATTTGAATGCAGGCGACCTTAGGCTCGCCATTGCCGAATGGGAGAAACTGCCGGAGAATGCCAAGGCCGTTTCAATGGATTTCGCCAACGCGATGAAAGCCCGGCAAAGGGCTGGGGACGTCGTGTCGAAGGCCTTGTCCGATGCCTTGACCGGCATCAAGTCCCCAGCAGCGGCCAATTAG
- the hemC gene encoding hydroxymethylbilane synthase: MQTKTLKIGTRGSALALAQAHETRDLLVKAHGLREEDIEIVAISTSGDRIQDRSLSEVGGKGLFTLEIEEQLADGRLDLAVHSSKDMPTVLPQGLHLSVFLEREDPRDAFIGREVKTFMNLPKGAVVGSASLRRQALIHRARPDLKVINFRGNVETRLRKLADGEVDATFLAYAGLKRLGLGHVATELMDAKAFPPAPGQGAITVESRIGDNRIDALLAPLNHLPTSTALACERAFLGSLDGSCRTPIAGLATVSGGRLQFHGMILLPDGSEVHEVTGDGVLSDAVGIGQDAALRVRKLAGPHFFSDWF; encoded by the coding sequence ATGCAAACAAAAACGCTCAAGATTGGTACACGTGGGAGTGCACTGGCGCTCGCACAAGCCCATGAGACGCGTGACCTTCTGGTAAAGGCCCACGGACTTCGCGAAGAAGACATCGAAATCGTGGCCATTTCCACCAGCGGTGACCGGATACAGGATCGATCCCTGTCTGAAGTTGGCGGAAAAGGCTTGTTCACGCTCGAAATCGAAGAACAGCTTGCCGACGGGCGCCTCGATCTTGCCGTGCATTCATCAAAGGATATGCCAACCGTTCTGCCGCAAGGGTTGCACCTGTCTGTCTTCCTCGAACGCGAAGATCCCCGTGACGCATTCATTGGCCGCGAGGTAAAGACCTTCATGAATCTGCCGAAAGGCGCCGTGGTCGGTTCCGCCTCTCTGCGACGGCAGGCGCTGATCCATCGTGCACGCCCGGATCTGAAGGTGATCAATTTTCGTGGGAATGTCGAGACGCGGCTGCGCAAACTCGCGGACGGCGAGGTGGATGCAACATTCCTCGCTTATGCTGGTTTGAAACGTCTCGGCCTCGGTCACGTTGCAACCGAGCTTATGGATGCAAAAGCTTTTCCGCCAGCCCCTGGACAAGGTGCAATCACGGTAGAGAGCCGCATTGGTGATAATCGCATCGATGCGCTATTGGCGCCGCTCAACCACCTGCCGACCTCCACTGCACTGGCATGCGAACGCGCATTCCTCGGTTCGCTCGATGGTTCCTGCCGTACGCCAATCGCCGGTCTGGCGACCGTATCGGGAGGGAGGCTTCAATTCCATGGCATGATACTCTTGCCCGATGGCAGCGAGGTGCATGAGGTCACAGGTGACGGTGTACTCTCCGACGCTGTCGGCATCGGCCAGGACGCGGCGCTGCGGGTGCGCAAACTCGCAGGGCCACACTTCTTTTCGGATTGGTTCTGA
- the tsaD gene encoding tRNA (adenosine(37)-N6)-threonylcarbamoyltransferase complex transferase subunit TsaD — MRVLGIETSCDETAAAVVERDDQGHGRILSNVVLSQIDEHAPYGGVVPEIAARAHVEVLDRLIGQALHEAQITLGDVDAVAATAGPGLIGGLIVGLMTGKAIAMAGQKPFYAINHLEGHALTPRLTDRIDFPYLLLLVSGGHTQMVLVKGLGDYERLGTTIDDALGEAFDKTAKLLGLPYPGGPEVEKAALAGDPSRFTLPRPLKGEERLDFSFSGLKTAVRQLATTLEPLSQDDVNDICAAFQTAVADTLDDRVSRSLQRFRASFPDVEEPALVVAGGVAANKVLRDGLQRLCSDNGFRFIAPPMALCTDNAAMIAWAGAERAGLTLGDSLDIAPRSRWPLDMHSTPLIGAGRRGAKA, encoded by the coding sequence ATGCGGGTACTAGGCATTGAAACAAGCTGTGACGAAACGGCGGCAGCGGTAGTCGAGCGCGACGACCAAGGCCATGGGCGCATCCTCTCGAACGTCGTCCTGAGCCAGATCGACGAACACGCGCCCTATGGCGGCGTGGTGCCGGAAATCGCTGCGCGCGCCCATGTCGAGGTGCTTGATCGATTGATTGGCCAGGCACTGCACGAGGCGCAGATAACTCTGGGCGATGTCGATGCCGTGGCTGCCACCGCAGGTCCGGGCTTGATCGGCGGATTGATCGTCGGTTTGATGACCGGAAAGGCGATCGCGATGGCCGGTCAGAAGCCTTTCTACGCCATTAATCACCTCGAGGGTCATGCTCTGACCCCACGTTTGACCGATCGCATCGATTTTCCTTATTTGTTGCTGCTGGTCTCCGGCGGCCACACGCAGATGGTTCTGGTCAAAGGTCTCGGCGATTATGAGCGGCTAGGCACGACTATCGACGATGCTCTCGGTGAAGCATTCGACAAGACCGCCAAACTACTCGGCCTGCCCTATCCGGGAGGGCCTGAAGTGGAAAAAGCGGCCCTGGCGGGCGATCCCAGCCGATTCACACTACCACGCCCGCTGAAGGGCGAGGAACGACTGGATTTCTCCTTTTCTGGTTTGAAAACAGCGGTGCGGCAACTGGCAACCACGTTGGAACCCTTGTCACAGGACGACGTCAACGACATTTGCGCCGCCTTTCAAACCGCCGTCGCCGACACACTTGACGACCGGGTTTCACGCTCGCTGCAACGGTTTCGCGCGAGTTTCCCTGACGTCGAGGAGCCGGCATTGGTTGTTGCCGGTGGAGTTGCCGCAAACAAGGTTCTGCGCGACGGCCTGCAGCGTCTGTGCTCGGACAATGGCTTCCGCTTCATCGCACCACCCATGGCACTTTGCACCGACAATGCCGCGATGATTGCCTGGGCAGGTGCCGAAAGAGCTGGTCTCACACTTGGCGATTCGCTCGACATCGCGCCACGCTCGCGCTGGCCACTGGACATGCATTCAACGCCTTTGATCGGCGCTGGCCGGCGCGGAGCCAAGGCATGA
- a CDS encoding MFS transporter: MTISETNAAHDRYAAFRHSSFTRYWLARFFGSFAIQIISVSVGWQIYDLTRDPFYLGIVGLVQFAPSLLLVLITGAASDRFGRRLIMGLSLCVEVICAALLLLLTITHLFTPSLVFIILAGFGVGRAFLGPASSSLVVNLVPAEAFSNAVSWNSSAWQIATIVGPVAGGLLYGVSPVAAYGVASAMLVIATLSTFSIAKPAQHTLHETRSFQTLLAGFHYIWKEKIVLGAISLDLFAVLLGGAVALLPVYARDILQLGPWGLGMLRAAPGIGAIATAVWLTGHPIRDHAGMIMFAFVALFGLLTVMFGISDIAWLSIVVLALMGAADMISVYIRETLLQLWTPDHVRGRVNAVNMVFVGASNELGEFRAGVMASLIGTVPAVVFGGIGTVAVAGLWAYWFPQLRKARNLQGRT; encoded by the coding sequence ATGACCATCTCCGAAACGAATGCTGCGCATGATCGTTATGCCGCGTTTCGCCATTCGTCCTTTACCCGCTATTGGCTAGCACGCTTCTTTGGCTCATTTGCCATCCAGATCATCAGCGTCTCCGTCGGCTGGCAGATCTATGATCTGACGCGCGATCCCTTTTATCTGGGCATCGTTGGGCTGGTACAATTCGCACCATCGCTGCTGCTCGTGCTCATTACCGGCGCAGCTTCCGACCGCTTCGGGCGGCGATTGATCATGGGGCTTTCCTTGTGTGTCGAGGTGATTTGCGCCGCTCTGCTGCTCTTGTTGACGATAACCCACCTGTTTACGCCATCGTTGGTTTTCATCATTCTCGCGGGATTTGGTGTCGGCAGAGCGTTCCTTGGACCAGCCTCCTCGTCGTTAGTCGTTAATCTTGTACCAGCGGAGGCATTTTCCAACGCCGTGTCCTGGAACTCGTCGGCCTGGCAAATTGCAACGATCGTCGGACCGGTCGCCGGGGGACTGCTCTACGGTGTCTCTCCTGTCGCAGCCTACGGCGTCGCCAGTGCAATGCTTGTCATCGCGACCCTGAGCACGTTTTCCATTGCCAAACCCGCCCAGCATACGCTGCACGAAACAAGATCGTTTCAGACTCTGCTGGCCGGCTTCCACTACATATGGAAGGAAAAGATTGTTCTTGGCGCGATTTCGCTTGATCTGTTTGCTGTACTGCTCGGTGGGGCCGTGGCACTTCTGCCAGTTTACGCGCGTGATATCTTGCAGCTCGGCCCGTGGGGCTTAGGCATGCTGAGAGCTGCGCCCGGCATTGGCGCCATTGCAACGGCGGTCTGGTTGACCGGGCATCCCATTCGCGACCATGCTGGAATGATCATGTTTGCCTTCGTGGCGCTCTTCGGTTTGCTCACGGTCATGTTCGGCATTTCCGATATTGCTTGGTTATCGATCGTGGTACTTGCTTTGATGGGTGCAGCCGACATGATCAGCGTCTATATCCGCGAGACACTGTTGCAATTGTGGACACCGGACCATGTGCGAGGGAGGGTCAATGCCGTTAACATGGTTTTTGTCGGCGCATCCAACGAACTAGGCGAATTCCGCGCTGGTGTTATGGCATCCCTGATCGGTACGGTGCCTGCTGTTGTCTTCGGTGGCATCGGAACGGTGGCCGTTGCCGGCCTTTGGGCCTATTGGTTCCCGCAATTGCGCAAGGCACGGAATTTGCAGGGCAGGACCTAG
- a CDS encoding uroporphyrinogen-III synthase has product MKTVLVTRPQPGAIKTAERLLGDGFLPLVLPLTKIVPLPVKTPRGKFDAVAVTSANALRQAPDKMLRPFLGLPCFVVGEATAAAARARGFETVTTGDRDGVSLAQTIGEELCAGARVLYVTGRVRAPDFEHALRTSGMQFKPVMAYDTVLVSYTTEFLLEFFSKGEIDHCLLYSRWGAEEFLRLRGRGNIAHHFDNTSIFCLSPRVANALTEVDQALIHVANSPDEDALFELLQQAQDASCSSQ; this is encoded by the coding sequence ATGAAAACAGTTTTGGTCACACGGCCTCAGCCGGGCGCGATCAAAACTGCCGAACGTTTGCTTGGCGATGGCTTCCTGCCTCTGGTTTTGCCCCTGACCAAGATTGTTCCGCTTCCGGTAAAAACGCCCAGAGGAAAATTTGACGCGGTTGCGGTGACAAGTGCGAATGCATTGCGGCAGGCCCCGGACAAGATGTTGCGACCGTTCCTTGGGCTTCCCTGCTTTGTTGTCGGAGAAGCGACCGCAGCCGCGGCGCGCGCCCGCGGGTTCGAAACGGTGACAACGGGGGACAGAGATGGCGTCTCGCTTGCTCAAACCATAGGTGAGGAGTTATGTGCCGGCGCCCGCGTTCTTTATGTGACAGGGCGCGTTCGCGCGCCGGATTTTGAGCATGCTCTCCGTACATCAGGGATGCAATTTAAGCCCGTAATGGCCTACGATACTGTTTTAGTCAGTTATACGACTGAGTTTCTCTTAGAATTTTTCAGCAAGGGCGAGATAGATCACTGCCTCCTGTATTCTCGCTGGGGCGCTGAAGAGTTCTTGCGTCTGAGAGGCCGGGGAAATATTGCCCATCATTTTGATAACACATCGATTTTCTGCCTATCCCCTCGTGTGGCAAATGCGCTGACTGAAGTGGATCAAGCTTTAATCCATGTGGCAAACAGCCCCGATGAAGACGCTCTCTTCGAGCTTCTGCAGCAGGCGCAGGACGCTTCCTGCTCGTCGCAATGA
- a CDS encoding YggT family protein encodes MLALIRTIDLALDIYTWILIASAIFSWLYAFNVINSSNRFVASIGDFLYRITEPALRPIRRFLPDLGGIDISPIVLLLIIFFIRQFLWTTIAPILV; translated from the coding sequence ATGCTCGCCCTCATCCGCACCATCGATCTGGCTCTCGACATTTACACCTGGATTCTCATTGCCAGTGCGATCTTCTCATGGCTCTATGCCTTCAACGTCATCAATTCCAGCAACCGGTTCGTTGCCTCGATAGGAGATTTTCTCTATCGCATCACCGAACCTGCATTGCGACCCATTCGCCGCTTTCTTCCTGACCTCGGCGGTATCGATATTTCCCCGATCGTCCTTTTGTTGATCATCTTCTTCATTCGCCAGTTTCTCTGGACGACGATCGCACCGATTCTGGTTTGA
- a CDS encoding glutamine amidotransferase, protein MESGQSHRPKILTVLHQERSSPGRVGHLLIEAGFALDIRRPPLGDTLPVTLEDHAGAVIFGGPMSANDSEEFVRAETDWLSVPLAEDKPFLGICLGAQMLANHLGGRVGPHPDGLVEIGWYPLEPTEAGRALMDWPSMVYHFHREGFELPQTATLLATGSSYPNQAFRYGNNAWGVQFHAELTRAMMHRWVVRGAERFTLCGAQQGRDHLDGRMIYDAVLRAWLHRFLATIFGIPVKV, encoded by the coding sequence ATGGAAAGCGGACAGTCGCATCGTCCCAAGATCCTGACGGTGCTGCACCAGGAGCGTTCCAGTCCCGGCCGCGTCGGCCATTTGCTGATCGAGGCCGGTTTTGCTCTCGACATTCGCCGCCCGCCTCTTGGAGATACCTTACCCGTAACACTGGAAGACCATGCAGGCGCCGTTATTTTTGGCGGCCCGATGAGTGCCAATGATTCGGAAGAATTTGTACGCGCAGAAACCGATTGGCTGTCCGTACCTCTCGCTGAAGACAAGCCCTTTCTCGGCATTTGCCTGGGCGCACAGATGCTTGCCAACCACCTCGGCGGTCGTGTTGGCCCTCATCCGGATGGCCTTGTCGAAATAGGCTGGTATCCGCTCGAACCGACAGAAGCCGGTCGCGCACTAATGGACTGGCCGTCGATGGTTTATCATTTCCATCGCGAAGGTTTTGAATTGCCGCAGACAGCAACCTTGCTGGCGACGGGCAGCTCCTACCCTAATCAGGCGTTCCGGTATGGCAACAATGCCTGGGGCGTCCAGTTCCATGCGGAACTGACGCGGGCCATGATGCATCGTTGGGTTGTGCGTGGCGCGGAACGCTTTACCCTGTGCGGTGCGCAGCAGGGCCGCGACCATCTGGATGGCCGCATGATTTACGACGCCGTTCTCAGGGCCTGGCTGCACCGCTTCCTTGCGACGATTTTCGGCATTCCCGTAAAAGTCTAG